A single region of the Undibacterium piscinae genome encodes:
- a CDS encoding FKBP-type peptidyl-prolyl cis-trans isomerase — MPVAQAPKNVSSLIKTDTQIGNGAEAVYGSNVEVHYTGWIYNPKAADLHGAQFDSSRNGGAPFTFMIGARQVIKGWDVGVPGMKVGGKRTLIIPSYMAYSTGGSNGIPPNTHLVFDIELLGVK; from the coding sequence ATGCCGGTCGCGCAGGCACCTAAAAATGTCAGCTCACTCATCAAGACCGATACCCAGATCGGTAACGGTGCCGAAGCGGTCTATGGATCGAACGTAGAAGTGCATTACACCGGCTGGATCTACAATCCCAAGGCGGCCGATTTGCATGGCGCGCAGTTTGACAGTTCACGCAATGGCGGCGCACCGTTCACTTTCATGATAGGCGCGCGTCAGGTCATCAAGGGCTGGGATGTGGGCGTACCAGGTATGAAAGTCGGTGGCAAGCGCACCCTGATCATTCCTAGCTACATGGCGTATAGCACCGGCGGTTCGAATGGGATTCCGCCGAATACCCATCTGGTATTCGATATTGAATTGCTCGGCGTGAAATAA
- a CDS encoding MerR family transcriptional regulator, with protein MFIGELAKLSGASPKAIRHYEALGLLGKVARSGVYRVYSESELAQVRLIKQAQALGFRLSELLAALTGAGSDWSRLSLQIQQKRLSIQAEIRRLTQLDQQLAQINQEILSCPAYESSVLDSCALPYPMPVAGV; from the coding sequence ATGTTTATCGGTGAATTAGCAAAACTAAGCGGAGCCAGCCCCAAAGCGATACGTCACTACGAGGCACTGGGTTTGCTGGGGAAGGTAGCGCGCAGCGGTGTTTACCGCGTGTATTCGGAGAGCGAGTTGGCGCAGGTCAGGCTGATTAAGCAAGCGCAGGCGCTGGGATTTCGTTTATCCGAATTGCTGGCAGCACTTACCGGAGCAGGCTCAGACTGGTCGCGCCTGAGCCTGCAGATACAGCAAAAACGACTCAGCATACAAGCGGAAATACGGCGGCTGACACAGCTGGACCAGCAACTGGCCCAGATCAATCAGGAAATACTTTCCTGTCCTGCCTATGAGTCCTCTGTCCTGGATTCATGCGCGCTGCCGTATCCCATGCCGGTAGCTGGCGTGTAA
- a CDS encoding glutathione S-transferase family protein, which produces MIEVHHLRESRSRRITWMLEELGLDYEVINYDRDPVTHLAPPELKQIHPLGKAPVLRDKGEVLIESGAIIEYLVRQYGKGEFAPAIGTHDYNRYSQFLHYAEGSAMLPLMLKLYVGRLGEAGAPLQPRIASEMQNHLGYLDGELANRDYFVGNSLSGADVQISFIAQIAVKFAGRDAYPNLTRFVDMFEARPAYQRAIAKNGA; this is translated from the coding sequence ATGATAGAAGTCCACCACTTAAGAGAATCACGTTCGCGCCGCATTACCTGGATGCTGGAAGAATTGGGGTTAGATTATGAGGTCATCAATTACGACCGCGATCCGGTCACCCACCTGGCGCCGCCAGAACTGAAACAGATACACCCTTTGGGCAAGGCACCGGTATTGCGCGACAAGGGCGAAGTCCTGATCGAGTCCGGTGCGATCATAGAATATCTGGTACGCCAGTACGGCAAGGGTGAGTTTGCCCCGGCCATAGGCACGCATGACTACAACCGTTACAGCCAATTTCTGCACTATGCCGAAGGCTCGGCCATGCTGCCGCTGATGCTCAAGCTCTACGTCGGACGTCTGGGTGAAGCCGGCGCGCCACTACAACCGCGTATCGCCAGCGAAATGCAAAATCATCTGGGTTATCTGGACGGGGAATTGGCGAACCGCGATTATTTCGTCGGCAACAGCCTCAGCGGTGCCGACGTACAGATATCCTTCATCGCCCAGATCGCCGTCAAGTTTGCCGGACGCGATGCCTATCCTAACCTGACGCGTTTCGTCGATATGTTCGAGGCGCGCCCGGCTTACCAGCGTGCCATCGCCAAAAACGGGGCTTAA
- a CDS encoding NAD(P)H-dependent oxidoreductase, with translation MGKKILVVLGHSDGGSFCAALAGNYIAAAQTAGHEVRFLRLADLVFDPVLHQGYKKIQELEPGLLEAQQDIKWAEHLCFVYPIWWGGMPALLKGFLDRVLLPGFAFKFSPDSNFQEKLLKGRTAHLLVTMDTPAWYFKWVYRMSPVAQMEITTLAFCGIKPLKSLMFGPVLSSQPGQRERWLLQTRALAARI, from the coding sequence ATGGGCAAAAAAATACTGGTAGTGCTGGGGCACTCGGACGGTGGCAGTTTTTGCGCCGCGTTGGCCGGCAATTACATTGCGGCGGCGCAGACTGCCGGGCATGAAGTCAGATTTCTGCGTTTGGCTGACTTGGTGTTTGACCCGGTTTTGCATCAGGGCTACAAGAAAATTCAGGAGCTCGAACCCGGTTTGCTAGAGGCCCAGCAAGACATTAAATGGGCTGAACACCTGTGTTTCGTCTATCCGATTTGGTGGGGAGGCATGCCAGCGCTGTTGAAGGGTTTTTTGGATAGGGTATTGTTACCCGGCTTTGCCTTCAAATTTTCTCCTGATTCAAATTTTCAGGAAAAGCTACTGAAGGGGCGCACTGCCCATCTGTTAGTGACGATGGATACACCGGCATGGTATTTTAAATGGGTATATCGGATGTCACCGGTGGCGCAGATGGAAATTACCACGCTGGCGTTTTGCGGCATAAAGCCGCTGAAGTCTTTGATGTTTGGTCCCGTGCTTAGCTCGCAACCCGGGCAGCGAGAACGCTGGTTGCTACAGACCCGCGCACTGGCGGCGAGGATTTGA
- a CDS encoding IS3 family transposase (programmed frameshift) yields MSKYTKQFKLGVVKRYLNKSTSFNAIGQHYCINGSIVRRWVKRYEHYGAEGLGKKFSHYNLEFRLSVLQHMWDQQLSYAETALVFDIRSPGCLGVWERSYHSGGIDALTPRTRGRPKNMSAPPTPKAPHAKEDESRSHEELLAEVAYLRMENAYLKKFKSLSSATSTDNTAQQAQVVQELRQQYPIAGLLKLAGLARSTFYYQQKALLAADKYADLKGRIRSIYARHKGRYGYRRITATIQKMGTLVNHKTVQRLMTSLGLKSLVRIKKYRSYKGDVGCAAPNILQRQFEAQEPNQKWVTDVTEFNVAREKLYLSPVLDLYNGEIIAYETSRRPVFEMVSNMLKKALVKLKPGEKPVLHSDQGWQYRMPAYQRLLGKNQVTQSMSRKGNCLDNAAMESFFAVLKSEYFYLDKFKSIDELQKGLAKYIHYYNYDRIKMKLKGLSPVQYRTQPLVT; encoded by the exons ATGAGTAAGTACACGAAGCAGTTTAAATTAGGCGTCGTTAAACGGTATCTCAACAAGTCGACCAGCTTCAACGCCATCGGGCAGCATTACTGTATTAATGGGTCGATAGTGCGTCGCTGGGTAAAGCGCTACGAGCACTACGGCGCTGAAGGTCTCGGAAAGAAGTTCAGCCATTACAACCTGGAGTTCAGGCTCTCGGTATTGCAACACATGTGGGATCAGCAGCTCTCCTATGCAGAAACCGCACTCGTGTTTGATATCCGCAGCCCAGGTTGCCTCGGAGTCTGGGAACGCAGTTATCATAGCGGTGGTATCGACGCCTTAACTCCACGCACCCGAGGACGCCCTAAAAACATGTCAGCCCCACCAACACCAAAAGCACCGCACGCCAAAGAAGATGAAAGCCGCAGCCACGAAGAATTGCTGGCGGAAGTGGCTTATCTGCGCATGGAGAATGCCTACCTAAAAAAGT TTAAAAGCCTTAGTTCAGCAACAAGCACAGACAACACCGCGCAACAAGCGCAAGTAGTGCAAGAACTAAGGCAGCAGTACCCGATAGCCGGCTTGCTCAAACTTGCCGGTCTGGCACGCAGTACGTTTTACTATCAACAGAAAGCCTTGCTGGCAGCAGATAAATATGCGGATTTGAAGGGCCGCATCCGCAGCATTTACGCACGCCATAAGGGGCGTTATGGTTATAGGCGCATCACCGCGACCATCCAGAAAATGGGTACGCTTGTAAACCACAAGACAGTGCAGAGATTGATGACGTCGCTCGGACTCAAGTCACTGGTCAGAATCAAAAAATACCGTTCCTACAAGGGCGACGTGGGCTGTGCTGCGCCCAATATTTTACAACGTCAGTTCGAGGCACAAGAGCCGAATCAGAAGTGGGTAACGGATGTGACGGAATTTAATGTTGCCAGAGAAAAGTTGTATCTCTCCCCGGTATTGGATTTGTACAATGGCGAAATTATTGCCTATGAGACGTCCAGACGCCCGGTGTTTGAAATGGTGAGCAACATGCTCAAGAAAGCGTTGGTCAAATTAAAGCCAGGCGAAAAGCCAGTCTTGCATTCGGATCAGGGGTGGCAATATCGAATGCCCGCCTACCAACGGCTACTCGGGAAAAATCAAGTCACACAGAGCATGTCACGCAAAGGAAACTGTCTCGACAATGCAGCGATGGAAAGCTTTTTTGCAGTGCTGAAGTCTGAGTATTTTTACCTCGACAAATTTAAAAGCATTGATGAGCTTCAAAAAGGGCTGGCAAAGTATATTCACTACTATAATTACGATCGCATTAAGATGAAACTAAAAGGGCTGAGCCCTGTGCAATACAGAACCCAGCCCTTGGTAACCTAA
- a CDS encoding DUF4410 domain-containing protein, whose translation MLKSVKMALVAFSIILTGCAATVTKPTETKDSTANPPANVARLQIPAASAQKIVMIVKGSPAVSATSDWQAFREEWRAGMSAAALSKGLAFSLYEGDALPASETGTLIGVKINDYRYVSQGGRIFLGIMTGNAFLDADVEFIDLQSRRIVGTRKYNTTSSAWEGIFFAVTDKQVQLVSNEIVTEVINGRSGAGAVASSNNAIANYSTAPAATAAPAYSGSQTAMENIQTIEFRTGVSSVTVEKMANKAGCFGGKGAGLVTPKGVTEVYRMACDGGKNFVAKCEMRQCKVIR comes from the coding sequence ATGCTTAAGTCAGTAAAAATGGCGCTTGTCGCTTTCAGTATTATATTGACTGGTTGTGCCGCTACCGTCACCAAACCCACGGAGACTAAGGATAGTACGGCTAATCCTCCGGCGAATGTCGCGCGTCTTCAGATACCTGCCGCTTCCGCCCAAAAAATTGTGATGATAGTGAAGGGCAGTCCGGCCGTGTCTGCCACGTCAGACTGGCAAGCCTTTCGTGAAGAGTGGCGCGCGGGTATGTCTGCCGCAGCCTTGAGCAAGGGACTGGCATTTTCCCTTTATGAAGGGGATGCCTTGCCTGCATCCGAAACCGGCACGTTGATCGGCGTAAAAATCAACGATTATCGCTATGTGAGTCAGGGCGGCAGAATTTTTTTGGGCATTATGACCGGCAACGCATTTCTTGACGCAGATGTTGAATTTATTGATTTACAGTCGCGGCGCATAGTTGGTACCCGCAAGTACAATACTACCTCCAGCGCATGGGAAGGTATTTTTTTCGCGGTGACTGATAAGCAGGTTCAACTGGTGAGTAATGAGATCGTCACTGAGGTCATCAATGGCCGCTCAGGTGCTGGCGCAGTAGCTTCTTCAAATAATGCGATAGCAAATTATTCCACGGCGCCAGCGGCGACTGCTGCTCCTGCCTATAGCGGTAGCCAGACGGCCATGGAGAATATTCAAACCATAGAATTTCGCACCGGGGTATCGTCGGTCACGGTTGAAAAAATGGCCAACAAGGCTGGCTGCTTCGGTGGCAAAGGCGCAGGTCTGGTGACGCCCAAGGGCGTTACCGAGGTTTATCGCATGGCCTGTGATGGCGGCAAGAATTTCGTCGCTAAATGTGAAATGCGCCAATGTAAAGTCATTCGATAA
- a CDS encoding FKBP-type peptidyl-prolyl cis-trans isomerase, translated as MTTSLNRIASLILTASIAVGISACGGGSTPSAPVVDTSGSASVVALKTIDTTVGSGVAVNTNNKVTVIYTGWLYDVKATNLRGAKFDGGTFTFTIGGNVIAGWNQGIPGMQVGGKRTLIIPSSLGYGPQGNGPIPGNTALVFDVELVSVQ; from the coding sequence ATGACTACATCGCTCAATCGCATTGCTTCCCTGATTTTAACTGCCAGTATTGCCGTAGGTATTAGTGCCTGTGGTGGTGGCAGTACGCCTAGTGCTCCCGTAGTAGACACTTCAGGTTCTGCCTCTGTAGTGGCACTTAAAACGATTGATACCACGGTTGGTAGCGGAGTCGCGGTCAATACCAATAACAAGGTCACGGTTATCTACACAGGCTGGCTGTATGACGTCAAGGCGACAAATTTGCGCGGCGCAAAATTTGATGGCGGTACCTTTACATTTACCATTGGCGGCAACGTCATTGCAGGTTGGAACCAAGGGATACCGGGGATGCAGGTTGGTGGCAAACGCACGCTCATTATTCCTAGCTCTTTGGGTTATGGCCCACAAGGCAATGGCCCGATTCCAGGTAATACCGCTCTGGTCTTTGATGTGGAATTGGTCAGCGTCCAATAA
- a CDS encoding class I SAM-dependent methyltransferase, which produces MDDGKVYSMAQCSLCGQVESSPVGEKQGSVFVRCKACSLIRIEPHPTDKELEVFYQNYVYTERVVNPRKKWLRFRLRVLLLRLLAPGKKFLDIGCNVGSMVSAAHAMGCDAVGIDVGPSAIAHAKQLWPDCRFYNETLEKFAGRGEKFDIVFCTEVIEHVRDLHSFMQALTQVLNPDAILFFTTPDSGHFRVSKKDLIAWSELRPTEHLAIFNKANIRQLFLQHGFGAFSFVPMHRANLRFYTRYLANP; this is translated from the coding sequence ATGGATGACGGAAAGGTGTATTCGATGGCGCAATGTAGTTTATGTGGACAGGTAGAATCTTCACCGGTAGGCGAAAAGCAAGGCTCAGTGTTTGTACGCTGCAAGGCGTGCAGTCTGATACGCATAGAGCCGCATCCGACCGATAAAGAGCTTGAAGTTTTTTATCAAAACTATGTGTACACCGAGCGTGTCGTCAATCCCCGGAAAAAATGGCTGCGGTTCCGCCTACGGGTCTTGCTATTGCGTTTGCTGGCACCCGGCAAAAAATTCCTCGACATAGGTTGTAACGTCGGCAGTATGGTGTCGGCGGCGCACGCCATGGGCTGTGATGCAGTTGGCATAGACGTTGGTCCTAGCGCCATTGCCCACGCCAAACAATTGTGGCCGGACTGCCGTTTCTATAACGAGACTTTAGAGAAATTCGCCGGTCGCGGCGAGAAATTCGATATCGTGTTTTGCACCGAAGTCATAGAGCACGTGCGTGATTTGCACAGCTTCATGCAGGCACTGACCCAGGTCTTGAATCCGGATGCGATCCTGTTCTTTACCACGCCTGATTCCGGTCATTTCCGGGTCTCGAAAAAAGATTTGATTGCCTGGTCGGAGTTGCGACCTACCGAGCATCTGGCGATTTTTAATAAAGCCAATATCCGGCAACTATTTCTTCAGCATGGTTTCGGTGCTTTTTCTTTCGTACCCATGCACCGCGCCAATTTACGGTTCTACACGCGCTATTTGGCAAACCCCTAA
- a CDS encoding acetyl-CoA hydrolase/transferase family protein, which produces MSVQELYRKKLCSAADAIGQVQNGDFIIVPTGVGEPPALLTALSEQRRRFRDVKVGQILAVRKFGYFDPETVEHVRHVAFFYGAASRAGGQAGWIDFIPSYFSEMPSLIERGQIPADVVFSMASPMDQYGYFSLSLGADYTMAAVAKARALVLEVNPNVPFAYGNCHVHISQVAALVESSEPVMEVGLPKIGPVQEAIGKYVADMIDDGSTLQIGYGGIPDAVVMQLTSKHDLGIHTEMIGDGILTLLESGAVTNRKKTYMPGKMIATFALGSKKLYQLMDRNPALEIHPVDFTNDPYLAAKNDKLMAINATLQIDLLGQCGSESLGPLPYSGTGGQVDFVRAANRSNGGKAFIVLPSTAKDDTISRIVPTLTPGTHVTTGKNDINYVVSEYGVAQLRGKSAKQRVQEMISIAHPDFRAELREAARQMHLI; this is translated from the coding sequence GTGTCAGTTCAAGAGCTTTACCGTAAAAAACTTTGTAGCGCAGCAGATGCCATCGGCCAGGTTCAGAATGGCGACTTTATTATTGTCCCTACCGGAGTGGGCGAACCGCCTGCCTTGCTGACTGCCCTATCAGAGCAGCGCAGACGCTTTCGTGATGTTAAGGTCGGCCAGATTCTGGCGGTGCGCAAGTTTGGCTACTTTGATCCTGAGACGGTAGAACATGTGCGGCATGTGGCATTTTTTTACGGTGCCGCTTCGCGCGCCGGTGGTCAGGCCGGCTGGATAGATTTTATTCCCAGCTATTTTTCTGAAATGCCTAGCCTGATAGAGCGCGGCCAGATTCCCGCTGATGTGGTGTTCAGTATGGCCTCGCCTATGGACCAATATGGTTATTTTTCACTGAGCCTGGGTGCCGATTACACCATGGCGGCAGTGGCCAAAGCGCGCGCGCTGGTGCTGGAGGTGAATCCCAATGTGCCTTTCGCCTATGGCAACTGCCATGTACATATTTCGCAGGTGGCGGCCCTGGTCGAAAGCAGCGAACCGGTGATGGAAGTCGGCCTGCCCAAGATAGGACCGGTACAGGAAGCGATAGGTAAGTATGTCGCCGACATGATCGATGATGGCTCTACGCTGCAGATAGGCTATGGCGGGATTCCCGATGCGGTGGTGATGCAACTCACTAGCAAGCATGATCTGGGCATCCACACCGAGATGATAGGCGATGGCATCTTAACCTTATTGGAAAGCGGTGCAGTTACCAATCGCAAGAAAACCTATATGCCAGGCAAGATGATCGCCACTTTTGCGCTGGGATCGAAAAAACTGTATCAGTTGATGGATAGAAATCCGGCTCTGGAAATTCATCCGGTCGACTTTACCAATGACCCGTATCTGGCGGCCAAAAATGACAAGCTGATGGCGATTAATGCCACTTTGCAGATTGATCTGCTGGGTCAGTGCGGCTCGGAAAGTCTCGGGCCTTTGCCGTATTCCGGCACTGGCGGCCAGGTCGATTTTGTCCGTGCCGCCAATCGTTCCAATGGTGGTAAAGCCTTTATCGTGCTGCCATCTACCGCAAAAGATGACACGATTTCGCGTATCGTCCCTACGCTAACGCCAGGCACTCACGTCACTACCGGTAAGAACGATATCAATTACGTCGTCAGTGAATATGGCGTGGCGCAACTACGCGGCAAGAGTGCCAAACAGCGGGTACAGGAGATGATTTCGATAGCGCACCCGGATTTTCGCGCAGAATTAAGGGAAGCTGCCCGGCAAATGCATTTGATTTAA
- a CDS encoding MipA/OmpV family protein, giving the protein MKPHLLALLTVSTAFFGLPVMAQDAGNLAPVKASQRSNEQAEQVLGVGVGYGTALYSEKTGWAGGLLGEANFSNGVFLSTVDGIGYRFLNNSSGFSAAASLGVSPWRKESFGDNNGKNHLSGMGDVNPRAQVNLFLNYDMGAFHVNAGVHQTMGDRHGTSVDLVGRYDVLSTKTDLVELAAGVNFGSSTQNQTFFGVTQAQAVSSGNPAYKADAGITSTGVGVTWRHALNKNWVTTVGAGVTRLTDVATDSPLTDRRTVSGIGATIGYRF; this is encoded by the coding sequence ATGAAACCTCATTTACTTGCCTTACTTACCGTGAGCACAGCGTTTTTTGGATTGCCGGTGATGGCACAAGATGCCGGTAACCTGGCACCGGTCAAGGCCAGCCAGCGTTCTAATGAACAAGCCGAGCAAGTGTTAGGCGTAGGCGTTGGTTACGGTACCGCCTTATACAGCGAAAAAACCGGATGGGCCGGTGGTTTGCTGGGTGAAGCGAATTTTTCCAACGGCGTATTTCTAAGCACGGTAGACGGTATCGGCTATCGCTTCCTGAACAACTCTTCCGGTTTTTCCGCCGCCGCCAGTCTGGGTGTCAGCCCATGGCGCAAGGAATCGTTCGGCGACAATAATGGCAAGAATCATCTGAGCGGCATGGGCGATGTGAATCCGCGTGCCCAGGTGAACTTATTCCTCAATTACGATATGGGCGCTTTCCATGTCAATGCCGGTGTGCACCAGACCATGGGTGACCGCCACGGTACTTCAGTCGACCTGGTTGGCCGTTACGATGTGCTCTCTACCAAGACTGATTTGGTCGAATTGGCAGCAGGCGTGAATTTTGGCAGCAGCACACAGAACCAGACTTTCTTCGGTGTGACCCAGGCGCAAGCTGTCAGCAGCGGCAATCCAGCCTACAAGGCTGACGCTGGTATCACTAGTACCGGCGTTGGTGTGACATGGCGTCATGCATTGAACAAAAACTGGGTGACTACTGTCGGCGCAGGTGTAACACGTCTGACCGATGTGGCAACTGACAGCCCATTGACAGACCGTCGTACGGTATCAGGGATAGGTGCAACGATAGGCTATCGCTTCTAA
- a CDS encoding PepSY domain-containing protein — protein sequence MFKRACLQLHWLIGISAGLVLAVIGLTGGMYSFSNEFIKLLDPQITSVNLPADSTRALTPAVLLARVSERAPYVSSLTLSAKPDEAARVGFMKPVPGSDKKKFDLQYLNPYTGELLGKPASEDFFRQVLDLHRKLGLDETGKAITGAATLALLLLILSGLYLRWPKTTALNWRSWLYINRQLSGRDFLSNLHAVLGTCAILAYLLFALTSLSWSYDWYRKGLNTLAGKDTTQTVKPAAKTSKTASASMPSQTDLDAVWNNFKAEVPHYRKLILLLPSGAGKSAATVQILYLDTQAPHPYANSRMVFDAASGVLQSHERYADKSLGAKLMASLYALHSGSFFGTPGMLIMMLAALLLPVFALTGWIMYLHRRRKKSPYAQPAKG from the coding sequence ATGTTTAAACGCGCGTGCTTACAACTACACTGGCTGATAGGCATCAGTGCCGGACTGGTATTGGCTGTCATCGGTCTGACCGGTGGCATGTATAGTTTTTCCAATGAGTTTATTAAGCTGCTTGATCCGCAGATCACCTCAGTCAATCTACCTGCCGATTCGACTCGCGCATTGACACCGGCGGTGCTGCTGGCGCGGGTCAGCGAGCGCGCGCCTTACGTCTCATCCCTGACGCTCAGCGCCAAGCCGGATGAGGCGGCCAGGGTTGGCTTCATGAAGCCCGTACCCGGCAGTGACAAGAAAAAATTCGACCTGCAATACCTCAATCCATATACCGGTGAGCTATTGGGTAAGCCCGCTTCGGAAGATTTTTTCCGCCAGGTGCTAGACCTGCATCGCAAGCTGGGCCTGGACGAAACCGGCAAGGCCATCACCGGTGCCGCGACCCTGGCGTTGCTATTGCTGATCCTCTCCGGCCTCTATCTGCGCTGGCCCAAAACTACGGCACTTAATTGGCGCTCCTGGCTATACATAAATCGCCAATTAAGCGGCAGAGATTTTTTAAGCAATTTACATGCGGTACTCGGCACTTGTGCCATATTGGCCTATCTGCTGTTCGCCCTGACCAGTCTCTCCTGGTCTTATGACTGGTATCGCAAGGGGCTCAATACGCTGGCAGGCAAGGACACGACTCAGACCGTCAAGCCCGCAGCTAAAACCAGCAAAACTGCCAGCGCTAGCATGCCTTCACAGACTGACCTTGATGCGGTCTGGAATAACTTTAAGGCGGAAGTTCCGCATTACCGGAAACTGATATTGCTACTGCCTTCCGGCGCAGGGAAAAGCGCAGCAACGGTACAGATACTCTACCTAGATACTCAGGCACCGCATCCGTATGCGAATAGCCGTATGGTGTTTGACGCTGCCAGCGGAGTTTTGCAAAGCCATGAGCGCTATGCTGACAAGAGCTTGGGCGCCAAGCTGATGGCCAGCCTGTATGCGCTGCATTCCGGCAGTTTTTTTGGTACACCCGGGATGCTGATCATGATGCTGGCCGCCTTGCTGTTGCCGGTATTTGCCCTCACAGGCTGGATCATGTATCTGCACAGACGCAGAAAAAAATCACCCTACGCGCAACCGGCGAAGGGATAG
- a CDS encoding CoA transferase, with translation MSAARTLQSLWNSAGADPDFLRHLQFTGDSAQLPSVFQVGDIASASIAAQALMAAQIWHHRGGALQQVCIDQRHALAMFRSERYLTIDGQAPADPWSPIAGYYQCGDGRWIQLHTNFPHHRDGVLKLLQCADDRAAVAQAITGWQAAELESQLALAGMCASMIRTPQEWQAHPQARAIATLPLFEIERIGDAAPRSLPGISAAQNARPLSGLKVLDLSRVIAAPVAARSLAQHGADVLAISAAHLPNIMPLVIDTGRGKRSAQLDLRQASGRAQMHHLLRDTDVFLQAYRPGALSVQGFSAQEMALQYPGIIHVSLSAYGHVGPWAERRGFDSLVQSASGIAFEEGQAGGLAGPGKLPCQALDHATGYLAAFATMLAVQRRAQEGGSWQVRVSLAQTGHWLQTMGRRGLQENAAELSPAEIAASLQVSDSDYGQISAVRPVELMTETPAYFDKPAVPLGTHAAQW, from the coding sequence ATGTCGGCAGCACGCACACTACAATCGCTCTGGAATTCCGCCGGGGCTGACCCCGATTTTTTACGGCATCTGCAATTTACCGGTGATAGCGCACAATTGCCCTCGGTGTTTCAGGTCGGGGATATTGCCTCGGCCAGTATTGCGGCACAAGCCCTGATGGCAGCGCAGATCTGGCATCACCGCGGCGGCGCTTTGCAGCAAGTATGCATAGATCAACGACATGCGCTGGCGATGTTTCGCAGTGAGCGTTATCTGACGATAGACGGCCAAGCTCCGGCGGATCCATGGAGCCCTATCGCGGGCTATTACCAGTGTGGTGACGGCCGCTGGATACAATTACATACGAATTTCCCGCATCATCGCGACGGCGTGCTCAAGCTCTTGCAATGCGCTGACGATAGGGCGGCAGTGGCGCAGGCAATTACCGGCTGGCAAGCGGCTGAGCTTGAGTCGCAACTGGCGCTGGCCGGTATGTGTGCCTCTATGATACGCACGCCGCAAGAGTGGCAGGCGCACCCCCAGGCGCGAGCGATTGCGACCCTGCCTTTGTTTGAAATCGAGCGCATAGGTGATGCGGCACCACGGTCTTTGCCAGGTATTTCTGCTGCGCAAAATGCGCGGCCACTGAGCGGGCTGAAGGTGCTTGATCTATCGCGCGTCATCGCGGCACCGGTAGCGGCGCGTAGCTTGGCGCAACATGGTGCTGATGTATTGGCCATTAGCGCCGCCCATCTGCCCAATATCATGCCGCTGGTGATTGATACCGGGCGTGGCAAACGTTCGGCGCAGCTCGATTTGCGGCAAGCCAGCGGGCGTGCGCAAATGCACCATCTGCTGCGTGATACCGATGTATTTTTACAAGCTTATCGCCCCGGCGCTTTGTCGGTACAGGGATTTTCGGCGCAGGAAATGGCGCTGCAGTACCCGGGTATCATCCATGTCAGCCTGTCGGCGTATGGCCATGTCGGGCCGTGGGCGGAGCGGCGTGGCTTTGATAGTCTGGTGCAATCGGCCAGCGGGATCGCTTTTGAAGAAGGGCAGGCGGGCGGTTTGGCTGGTCCCGGTAAATTGCCGTGTCAGGCACTCGATCACGCCACCGGTTATCTGGCGGCATTCGCTACCATGCTGGCGGTACAAAGGCGAGCGCAAGAGGGCGGCAGTTGGCAGGTCAGGGTATCGCTGGCGCAAACTGGCCACTGGTTGCAGACTATGGGCAGGCGTGGTTTACAAGAAAATGCGGCAGAATTAAGTCCTGCAGAAATTGCCGCCAGCTTACAAGTGAGCGATAGTGACTACGGCCAGATCAGCGCAGTCAGACCGGTCGAACTGATGACAGAAACACCCGCGTATTTTGATAAGCCTGCGGTGCCTTTGGGTACGCATGCGGCGCAGTGGTAA